One genomic window of Arachis hypogaea cultivar Tifrunner chromosome 8, arahy.Tifrunner.gnm2.J5K5, whole genome shotgun sequence includes the following:
- the LOC112706704 gene encoding outer envelope pore protein 16, chloroplastic isoform X1: protein MPYSRFSGSLTSPKVDVVIDMGNPFLNLTVDGFLKIGAVAATRAAAEDTYHILQKGKGNISSRDFEKMLKKMCKEGAYWGTVAGLYVGTEYGVERIRGKRDWKNAMIGGAVTGAIVSAANNNKKDRIAMDAITGAAVATAAEFINYLT from the exons ATGCCTTACAGCAGGTTTTCAGGGTCCCTAACTTCGCCCAAGGTCGACGTGGTTATTGACATGGGCAATCCATTCCTTAATCTTACTGTCGATGGTTTTTTGAAGATCGGAGCC GTGGCAGCTACCCGGGCAGCTGCTGAGGATACCTATCATATCCTCCAAAAGGGTAAGG GAAATATTTCAAGTCGAGATTTTGAGAAAATG CTGAAGAAGATGTGTAAAGAGGGTGCATATTGGG GAACTGTAGCTGGATTATACGTTGGAACAGAATATGGGGTGGAGAGGATCCGTGGCAAGAGAGACTGG AAGAATGCAATGATTGGGGGTGCAGTAACCGGGGCTATTGTTTCCGCAGCCAACAACAATAAGAAAGATAGGATTGCCATGGATGCCATTACGGGTGCAGCAGTTGCTACTGCTGCAGAGTTCATCAATTACCTTACCTGA
- the LOC112706703 gene encoding triosephosphate isomerase, cytosolic-like — MARKFFVGGNWKCNGTTEEVKKIVTTLNEAKVPGEDVVEVVVSPPFVFLPVVKSLLRPDFHVAAQNCWVRKGGAYTGEVSAEMLVNLSIPWVIIGHSERRQLLNESNEFVADKVAYALSQGLKVIACIGETLEQREAGITMAVVADQTKAIAGTFLISLANDFLLRHHFLLLFTLVHADLRKWIHSNVSAEVASSVRIIYGGSVNGGNCKELAVQPDVDGFLVGGASLKPEFIDIINSATVKKN, encoded by the exons ATGGCAAGAAAGTTCTTCGTCGGTGGCAACTGGAAATGC AATGGGACCACTGAAGAGGTCAAGAAGATAGTTACTACCTTGAACGAAGCTAAAGTCCCTGGCGAAGATGTTGTGG AGGTTGTTGTGAGCCCTCCCTTTGTATTCCTTCCCGTTGTAAAAAGTTTGCTGCGGCCTGACTTCCATGTTGCAGCACAAAACTGCTGGGTTCGCAAAGGTGGTGCATATACGGGAGAGGTTAG TGCTGAAATGCTCGTCAATCTGTCAATTCCATGGGTCATTATTGGTCACTCTGAACGTAGGCAACTTTTAAAtgaatcaaatgag TTTGTGGCAGATAAAGTTGCATATGCACTTTCACAAGGTCTGAAAGTTATTGCCTGCATTGGGGAGACTCTTGAACAGCGTGAAGCTGGTATAACAATGGCTGTTGTTGCTGATCAAACAAAAGCAATTGCAGGTACTTTTTTAATTTCCCTGGCAAATGACTTTCTTCTTCGTCATCATTTCTTGCTGTTGTTCACTTTA GTCCATGCTGATTTGCGGAAATGGATTCATAGCAATGTCAGTGCTGAAGTTGCTTCATCCGTAAGAATCATCTATGGAG GTTCTGTAAACGGTGGAAACTGCAAAGAATTAGCAGTACAGCCTGATGTTGATGGATTTTTGGTTGGTGGTGCTTCATTGAAG CCCGAGTTCATTGACATCATCAACTCTGCCACTGTGAAGAAGAACTGA
- the LOC112705164 gene encoding protein TRM32, protein MVKQLVSTENSSLEFNQDKNNQGCMWGFFHILDYHHWHVRKVFANKRKRHARCKRNTILHNQGEEYVPEAETLLVVKGGEKGKRYHKHERKEQDTENRLKEGNYKGEYALQVEKDGKKTKASLNHESIQKRPNKSDTDTANVFKNHRDVLGVVKVEKDLLLKFLRELDAEGKNLHQASDNKARLTKSGSFPLSSSSQMRSITPTSTLQHKKTEVWATPKEERLLDSTQTTKPVPLVSDHGVLSAGEQKTGNSLRPSHGLNHKGWNQVVIHRFKVIKHKIKHTLLEFRKNGHHRNSSEYSSITNDEKEVQSLDEGVVREYIRSKSLKETKSSDYASNRQEAQRVVRRTSSLNESMDKYTQLFEKSFNSDVKWHSSKSKSLRLTNEDKNTSDHASRFSRSNFSLPNIEALGFIVHEALLDMNDKTDTEEPDNNAERKLVELPSKRDKSIDHVEETEITETAKAGSGDMNPSPSSNDQVEDKIDEAVISEKVEDKYEYESARGDGIFPQEKEEIGMAIHETKSEADATHHTEGRELDIQGSSMDGLKTDELSIKESIYSSPSSLSNANDNTENVTNKSPEKIFLEIGNDSNFRYVKAILQFSGLMENEQILTRHTIDQRLKPSLIMEMESSVAENTKAYDQQLLFNLVDEVLLDIYERSSNQFPRPFAFNYLLHPVPKGDYLLNEVWSSVKSYLSLRPELDQTLDDVVRRDLARRSSWMNLQQEEEQVAIELEDMIMDDLLDELVFS, encoded by the exons ATGGTAAAGCAATTGGTTTCGACAGAGAATTCCAGCCTTGAATTTAATCAGGATAAGAATAATCAAGGTTGCATGTGGGGTTTCTTTCATATTCTGGATTATCATCATTGGCATGTGAGAAAGGTGTTTGCTAACAAAAGGAAAAGACATGCCAGAT GTAAGAGGAACACCATTTTGCATAACCAAGGTGAAGAATATGTCCCAGAAGCAGAAACACTCCTA GTTGTGAAAGGTGGCGAAAAAGGCAAAAGGTACCACAAACATGAGAGAAAAGAACAAGACACAGAAAATAGGCTTAAAGAAGGAAACTACAAAGGTGAATATGCACTTCAAGTGGAGAAAGATGGCAAGAAAACAAAAGCTTCCCTTAACCATGAGAGTATACAAAAAAGGCCAAACAAATCTGATACAGACACTGCCAATGTGTTTAAGAATCATAGAGATGTTTTGGGGGTAGTTAAAGTGGAGAAGGATTTACTGCTTAAATTTCTAAGAGAATTAGATGCTGAAGGGAAAAACCTTCATCAAGCTTCTGACAACAAAGCAAGATTGACAAAATCAGGGTCATTTCCTTTAAGCTCATCTTCACAAATGAGAAGTATTACTCCTACTAGTACCTTGCAACACAAGAAAACCGAAGTCTGGGCCACTCCCAAAGAAGAAAGGTTGCTTGATAGTACTCAAACAACAAAACCAGTGCCTTTAGTGAGTGATCATGGCGTGCTTAGCGCCGGAGAACAAAAAACAGGCAATTCTCTGCGGCCATCTCATGGATTGAATCATAAAGGTTGGAACCAAGTTGTCATTCATCGTTTCAAAGTTATAAAGCATAAGATAAAGCATACTCTTTTGGAGTTCAGAAAAAATGGTCACCACAGAAATTCATCTGAATATAGCAGCATCACTAATGATGAGAAAGAGGTGCAAAGCTTAGATGAAGGTGTGGTTCGAGAGTACATAAGGAGCAAAAGCTTAAAGGAGACTAAATCTTCTGATTATGCTTCCAACAGACAGGAAGCACAACGAGTCGTAAGAAGAACATCGTCTCTGAACGAATCGATGGATAAATATACTCAGTTGTTTGAGAAAAGCTTCAACTCAGATGTCAAGTGGCACAGTTCAAAGTCCAAAAGCTTAAGATTGACAAATGAGGATAAGAATACAAGTGACCATGCTTCTAGGTTTTCCAGAAGCAATTTTTCACTGCCTAATATTGAGGCTTTAGGCTTCATTGTACACGAGGCACTTCTTGATATGAATGATAAAACAGATACAGAGGAGCCTGATAATAATGCTGAAAGAAAACTGGTGGAACTTCCTTCAAAGAGAGATAAATCAATTGATCATGTTGAAGAGACTGAAATCACAGAAACAGCTAAAGCTGGCAGTGGAGATATGAATCCAAGTCCCTCATCTAATGATCAGGTTGAAGACAAAATTGATGAAGCAGTTATCAGTGAGAAAGTGGAAGATAAATATGAATATGAGTCAGCTAGGGGAGATGGAATTTttcctcaagaaaaagaagaaataggtATGGCTATCcatgaaactaaaagtgaagCAGATGCAACCCACCATACAGAAG GTAGAGAATTGGATATTCAAGGATCTAGCATGGATGGATTGAAGACTGATGAGTTATCAATTAAAGAAAGTATATATTCTTCCCCGAGCTCGTTATCAAATGCGAATGATAATACAGAAAATGTCACAAACAAGAGCCCTGAGAAGATTTTCCTTGAAATAGGCAATGATTCCAATTTCAGATACGTGAAGGCCATTCTCCAATTTTCAGGTTTAATGGAAAATGAACAGATTCTAACGAGGCATACTATAGACCAGCGACTAAAGCCTTCTTTGATAATGGAAATGGAATCCTCTGTAGCGGAGAATACCAAAGCCTATGATCAACAGCTTCTTTTCAACCTAGTTGATGAGGTACTTCTTGATATATATGAGAGGTCATCGAATCAATTCCCAAGGCCCTTCGCCTTCAACTACCTCCTCCATCCTGTACCGAAAGGAGACTATCTTCTTAATGAGGTATGGTCCAGTGTTAAATCATACCTGAGCTTGAGGCCAGAGCTAGATCAGACATTAGACGATGTTGTGAGACGTGACTTGGCAAGAAGAAGTAGCTGGATGAACCTCCAGCAAGAAGAGGAGCAAGTTGCAATTGAACTAGAGGACATGATTATGGATGATTTATTAGATGAACTTGTCTTCTCATGA
- the LOC112706704 gene encoding outer envelope pore protein 16, chloroplastic isoform X3 encodes MPYSRFSGSLTSPKVDVVIDMGNPFLNLTVDGFLKIGAVAATRAAAEDTYHILQKGKGRVFGLLQLKKMCKEGAYWGTVAGLYVGTEYGVERIRGKRDWKNAMIGGAVTGAIVSAANNNKKDRIAMDAITGAAVATAAEFINYLT; translated from the exons ATGCCTTACAGCAGGTTTTCAGGGTCCCTAACTTCGCCCAAGGTCGACGTGGTTATTGACATGGGCAATCCATTCCTTAATCTTACTGTCGATGGTTTTTTGAAGATCGGAGCC GTGGCAGCTACCCGGGCAGCTGCTGAGGATACCTATCATATCCTCCAAAAGGGTAAGGGTCG TGTTTTTGGTTTATTGCAGCTGAAGAAGATGTGTAAAGAGGGTGCATATTGGG GAACTGTAGCTGGATTATACGTTGGAACAGAATATGGGGTGGAGAGGATCCGTGGCAAGAGAGACTGG AAGAATGCAATGATTGGGGGTGCAGTAACCGGGGCTATTGTTTCCGCAGCCAACAACAATAAGAAAGATAGGATTGCCATGGATGCCATTACGGGTGCAGCAGTTGCTACTGCTGCAGAGTTCATCAATTACCTTACCTGA
- the LOC112706704 gene encoding outer envelope pore protein 16, chloroplastic isoform X2 translates to MPYSRFSGSLTSPKVDVVIDMGNPFLNLTVDGFLKIGAVAATRAAAEDTYHILQKGNISSRDFEKMLKKMCKEGAYWGTVAGLYVGTEYGVERIRGKRDWKNAMIGGAVTGAIVSAANNNKKDRIAMDAITGAAVATAAEFINYLT, encoded by the exons ATGCCTTACAGCAGGTTTTCAGGGTCCCTAACTTCGCCCAAGGTCGACGTGGTTATTGACATGGGCAATCCATTCCTTAATCTTACTGTCGATGGTTTTTTGAAGATCGGAGCC GTGGCAGCTACCCGGGCAGCTGCTGAGGATACCTATCATATCCTCCAAAAGG GAAATATTTCAAGTCGAGATTTTGAGAAAATG CTGAAGAAGATGTGTAAAGAGGGTGCATATTGGG GAACTGTAGCTGGATTATACGTTGGAACAGAATATGGGGTGGAGAGGATCCGTGGCAAGAGAGACTGG AAGAATGCAATGATTGGGGGTGCAGTAACCGGGGCTATTGTTTCCGCAGCCAACAACAATAAGAAAGATAGGATTGCCATGGATGCCATTACGGGTGCAGCAGTTGCTACTGCTGCAGAGTTCATCAATTACCTTACCTGA